A region of the Mycoavidus sp. HKI genome:
TTTTTAACCGCCCTAACACCGGCGCATTTTGTTACGATCTTCGCTACGGTCGTCACCTTAACCACCGTTGGCTTTTTCGTTGGACGCTGGGCGGGTTTGCATCCAATTGAAAGCGCGATCGTGAATGCCTGTCATAGCGGCATGGGTAGCGTCGGAGATATGGCGATTTTGACTTCGGCCCATCGTATGCAACTCATGCCTTTTGCACAGCTTGCGACTCGCATTGGTGGCGCCTTGACGGTGGTCGTCGCTCTGCTTATCTTTAGTCAATGGACCGGGTGACGAAGAGCGCATTATTATTTCCGCATGGCTGAGCATCATTCGATTAAGAGAGAGGTATAATCGCTGGCTTTTAATCGAAAAGTAGATGTCTGATCTAAGCTGCGCCTGGCTCCAGTTATCTGATGGGCAACTCCCTGTTAGCGCTTATTTTGACGAGAAGTTCTACCAGCACGAACTTCAAACGCTGTTTAAATGCGGCCCGCGCTATATGGGCCACGAATTAATGGTGCCTGGGGTTGGCGATTACTTTTCGCTGCCAAACGAACGCAATGCGCGCGTGCTGGTGCGCCAAAAAAACCGGACCGTCGAGCTTTTATCGAATGTGTGTCGTCATCGCCAAGCCATCTTGTTAGATGGCCAAGGCCAAACAGAAAACATCGTATGCCCGCTCCATCGTTGGACTTACGCGTTAAATGGCGAGCTACTGGGCGCGCCACACTTTGCTGAAAATCCCTGCTTAAATCTTGACCGCACCCCTCTGCATAACTGGCGTGGCTTGTTATTTGATGCCAATGGACGTGATCCACAGCATGATTTGGCCACGCTCTCCAATGCCTACTTCGATTTTTCGGAGTATCGCTTCGATCATGTTGAAGTCCACGAATGCAATTACAATTGGAAAACCTTCGTCGAAGTTTACCTAGAAGATTACCATGTGGCGCCGTTTCATCCTGGCTTGAGCCACTTTGTCTCCTGTGACCAGTTAGAATGGCAATTCGGCGATTGGTATAACGTGCAAACAGTCGGCGTGCATCAAGCACTGGCGCAAGCTGGCAGCCCAGCCTATCGCAAATGGCAAAACGCCCTGCTACGTTTTGGCGCAGGTCAAGCACCAAAGCATGGCGCAATTTGGATGATGTACTACCCGAATTTGATGATTGAATGGTATCCCTATGCGCTGGTGGTCTCAACGCTGGTACCGCGCGGCCCTCGTCATACAACCAATATCATTGAATTCTATTACCCAGAAGAAATCGCCCTGTTTGAGCCCGAATTAATTGCGGCCGAACGCGCAGCGTATATGGAAACCGTCGCCGAAGATGATGAGATCGCCAGACGCATGGATGCAGGGCGTGAAGCCCTGCTGGAGCGCGGTATGTCTCAGGTTGGTCCATATCAAAGTCCATTAGAAGATGGCATGCGACATTTTCATCAGTTCTTACAATGCAAATTAGGTAATATAGAAGAGAATTTAGCTGCGTAAGGGAGCATTCTCTATGTCTATTCATCGCTATACAACGTTAATCAGTGCCGCCAATCTTGCCGCATTGATCGCCAGCGGATCCGAAACCATGACTCTTTTTGATTGTCGTTTCGATCTGACCGACGAAAATGCCGGCAAGCTTGCTTATCAGGCTCATCATCTGCCCGGCGCGCACTATGTACATCTTGCCAACGTGCTGTCTGGACCTTGCACAGGGCAAAATGGCCGTCACCCACTGCCCGAACGCGCAACGCTTGCCCAACAGCTAGCCGCTTGCGGCCTACACCATAACCATCAAGTGATTGCTTATGATGCGCAGGGCGGGATCTTTGCAGCACGCTTATGGTGGCTATTACGTTGGCTGGGCCATGAAGCCGTTGCTGTGCTTGATGGCGGTTTGCAAGCATGGCAAAAAGCCAATCTGCCTCTTTCTAGTACACGGCCCATAGCACGATCAGGTGACTTTGAACCTACGGCACCGCTTGCAGTCACTACCGATGTCACCACCGTGATGCGTAATCTGAGTACGCATAAATATACCCTCATCGATGCGCGTTCCGCCGATCGTTACCGCGGTCAGAATGAAACGCTTGATGCCGTTGGCGGGCATATTCCAGGGGCCATCAATCGATTTTATAGAGATAATCTGACGGCAGATGGCCACTTTAAACCAGCGCACGTTTTACGCGACGAATTCAATTCACTGCTGGATGAAAAGCCAGCACAACGGGTTATCTTACAATGCGGATCAGGCGTTTCTGCATGCTTAAATGCGTTAGCCATGGAAATTGCCGGTTTGCATGGGGCCGCGCTTTACGCGGGTTCGTGGAGTGAGTGGTGTGCTGATCCTAAGCGACCCGTTGCGACTGGGTAATTTCTGTCCTAGCCAATACATTGATTTCAATACCCATTCAAAAGTCGCTCCATGATCAAGTCTCCCACTGGGGAACACTCATATGCGTGATCTAGCGCCTGGTCCAAGCATGAGCGGTCAAACTGCCACTCTATTTCTAAATGGGGGGCTATATTTTCAAAGGCCTTGGCCACTTGCTGTTCCAAGATGGTTTCTGGTGAGCCATAAGAAACCATGACACCGAAAAAACGACCTATAAAGGAAACGATCTCAGCGGTACTTTTCCCTAGCCCATTGGAACAATGGAAGATCTCGAACATACGCGATACGCCTTGCCGCTCCGATAACGCGATCGCCTGATCAACCAGCCTGTTCACTGGGATAAAATCGAGCCGCGCTGAATAATTCAATGGGAGCCTGATCGTTTGCACACCAGCCTCCTGTAGAGTCTTTATAACTTTGACAAACATATAGAAGCCAAAATCACTCTTAACCCATCCAGTCTTTTCATGGCCAACAATCACTGTCGGGCGAAAAATCGTTACTGGTAAAACACCATTAGCAGATAACAATGCTAAAGACTGTTCTGCGCACCGCTTGCTGAGTTGATAAGGATTAATACAGTCGCTAGCAAAGTTAAGGGTCTCCAAGGCTTTGCCACCCGAGATTCCTGCTACATATGCTGTAGACACATAGTAAAAGCGCTTACATTTCGTGGCAAATTTAGCTATGCACTGATACAGAGCGATTGTCGTACTTGCATTCGTTCTTAGCGATTCCACTAACCTATCTATGGAAAAACTCATTTCTGCTGCGACATGCCAAACCTCGCTAATTTCGGCCAAATAATCTGGCGTTAGGTTAAGGCATGGATTGTGCTCATCGCTTTCAACCACACGCACATTGCGTTCGATTAGAGATTCAGCAAAATCAAGGCCGAAACCCTCTGCAGCAGCGCGTATCGCTGTGCGTGTACGCTCACCATTAGGGTCATTTCGCACTAATGCAATAACTTGCACAGACCTTGTCAGTAAATTTGCCGCCAGAGCACTGCCAACAAAGCCCGTGGCACCTGTAATCAAAATGGTTTTCATGTCATATTCCAGTTCCGTCTCCACATGTTATCTCTGCGATATAACGTGGTTGCTTTTCTATAGGTCATTATCGAAGGTGTGTATCTTCTACCCACTTGTCGCTGCAATGCGCCGAGGGAGCGGCGTGAGCGGCTGAGAAACAGTGCGGCCATCCGGACGTATGGTCGTCGTCACCGCAAACACGGGCGCAAGCACCGCTTGGTGTTCCCTTGCCAGATAGTCCGCCAGCGCTGCAATCGTAGGATACTCGAAGAATATCGCTGGACTCAGGGCCAAGCTGTATTTCTGGTGCAAGGCGTTGCTGAATGCTATCTGCGCGATCGAGTCAAAACCAAATTCGCTGAGCAGTACATCTCGCTCCAGTTCCTGCCGCGCAATCTTTAGTTGCGTTGAGAGCATCCCCGTTAACGCATGCTCTATTTGCGACGGCAACTCGCCGACTGCCGCTGGGCCACCTGCATCCAGAGCCACTGTCGTTGCCGGCAACATCGGTGTTTCGCAAGCAGCCCGCATGCATTGCAGCACACGAGCTACTGCGCCATATCCCACGACTACGTGCGGTGCGGGCTGGCCTAGTGCCTGGTACAGTGCCATTACGCCCACGGCACTCGGTATCACCTCCAGCCCGGTGTCTCGTCGCAGCCGCTCTTGGCCAGCCGCATCTATCTGCATGCCCCCTTCGGCCCACAATGGCCAACTCACCGATACGGTGCGACCTCGGCGTTGCCCTTGCACCACTAAGCTCGACCGGTACTGCGCATAGCTGTCCAGAAAGCCGTTAGCCGCAGCATAATCCGTCTGCCCCACATTACCCCATACACCAGCCACTGACGAGCACAGCACCAGCCAATCCAGCGCTACGTCTCGTGTCGCTTCATCCAATGCTACCAGGCCCGCCACCTTCGGCGCTAGCACCTGTCGCAAGGTCTCGCCGGTCTTCTGCGCCAGCAAGCCGTCGTGCAACACCCCAGCGCTATGGATCACACCATTCAGTTGCCCGTACTGCGCCACCATTTCCGCTACTAAGGTTGCCACTGCCACGGTATCGGTCACGTCCACTACCCGGTATGCGACACGCGCGCCTCTCGTCTGCAACTCCTGCAACTCACGCTCCTGCGCTGGCCTCAACGCGCTGCGCCCAGCGAGCACCAGCACCGGATGGCGTACTTGCTGCACTATGGCCCGGGCGAACACTTGCCCCAGTCCGCCCAAACCTCCGGTAATCAAATAGACGCCCTCGTCACGCCATGGCAGCGTCATCTCTTTGCTTTCACATGGCGCAAAGCCCCAGATCTCTCGTTGTCCTTGTACATAGCGCACCATCGGCGCAGGGGATACCGCCTCGGCCCGCAGCCGTTGCACCAATACCGGCATCGATAGTCCCGCTTCCACCGCCACCACCTGGCACACCAACAACGGGTATTCTTGCTGCGCGCTACGCAGCAAGCCGCCCAGCCCCTGCAATACCGCGCCTTCGCCTTCGCTGGGTACGACCAATTGTAGCAATAGCGCCTTGCCCGGATGAGTTGCGACCTTTTGCTGTGTCCATTCCAGCAATTGCACCGCATAGACCGTATAGCGCTGCGCCAGCAGGCCCGTTGCTGTCAATCGCACACACTGCGCTGCAGGCACTGTGGTGGCGAGTTCAGTGACTGTCTTTGCATCAGCTTCGTTCATCTCGCATAACAAGATCCCATGCCCCGCATACGCCGATACTGCCGCTGGTTGTGCCATAGCTTGTTGCGCCGTCCATTGCGGCGCCAGCAGGACGGTCTGAGGCGCAGCCACCTGCTCAGCGGCCTCATCATGCACAGTCCGTGTACTAAAACCACTCAAGCGTAGCGCCACCTGTCCATTCGCATCGACGATGTCAACGTCAAACTTGCGGATTGCCGCGCTGTCACCTGCTCCTGGGCGCACCACCGCCCATGCCGGCATTGGCAATTCACCCCATTGCCTCACCTGTGCCACCGCAAACGGTAACGCCAAGGTCACATCG
Encoded here:
- a CDS encoding SDR family oxidoreductase; this encodes MKTILITGATGFVGSALAANLLTRSVQVIALVRNDPNGERTRTAIRAAAEGFGLDFAESLIERNVRVVESDEHNPCLNLTPDYLAEISEVWHVAAEMSFSIDRLVESLRTNASTTIALYQCIAKFATKCKRFYYVSTAYVAGISGGKALETLNFASDCINPYQLSKRCAEQSLALLSANGVLPVTIFRPTVIVGHEKTGWVKSDFGFYMFVKVIKTLQEAGVQTIRLPLNYSARLDFIPVNRLVDQAIALSERQGVSRMFEIFHCSNGLGKSTAEIVSFIGRFFGVMVSYGSPETILEQQVAKAFENIAPHLEIEWQFDRSCLDQALDHAYECSPVGDLIMERLLNGY
- a CDS encoding sulfurtransferase translates to MSIHRYTTLISAANLAALIASGSETMTLFDCRFDLTDENAGKLAYQAHHLPGAHYVHLANVLSGPCTGQNGRHPLPERATLAQQLAACGLHHNHQVIAYDAQGGIFAARLWWLLRWLGHEAVAVLDGGLQAWQKANLPLSSTRPIARSGDFEPTAPLAVTTDVTTVMRNLSTHKYTLIDARSADRYRGQNETLDAVGGHIPGAINRFYRDNLTADGHFKPAHVLRDEFNSLLDEKPAQRVILQCGSGVSACLNALAMEIAGLHGAALYAGSWSEWCADPKRPVATG
- a CDS encoding aromatic ring-hydroxylating dioxygenase subunit alpha, with translation MSDLSCAWLQLSDGQLPVSAYFDEKFYQHELQTLFKCGPRYMGHELMVPGVGDYFSLPNERNARVLVRQKNRTVELLSNVCRHRQAILLDGQGQTENIVCPLHRWTYALNGELLGAPHFAENPCLNLDRTPLHNWRGLLFDANGRDPQHDLATLSNAYFDFSEYRFDHVEVHECNYNWKTFVEVYLEDYHVAPFHPGLSHFVSCDQLEWQFGDWYNVQTVGVHQALAQAGSPAYRKWQNALLRFGAGQAPKHGAIWMMYYPNLMIEWYPYALVVSTLVPRGPRHTTNIIEFYYPEEIALFEPELIAAERAAYMETVAEDDEIARRMDAGREALLERGMSQVGPYQSPLEDGMRHFHQFLQCKLGNIEENLAA